The Acanthochromis polyacanthus isolate Apoly-LR-REF ecotype Palm Island chromosome 17, KAUST_Apoly_ChrSc, whole genome shotgun sequence genome has a window encoding:
- the LOC110965847 gene encoding myb/SANT-like DNA-binding domain-containing protein 2 isoform X1, translating to MAASSNAEHSPEISTPLKIPKTEVPSPESEDLSDSNQYHSNPSTPNRFSPLNVGSGTAGRTAASSSSNSFTACRGMSWTPSETNALIAVWGNERLTEARMQQLEVAGTVFSGKAPGPAMYERVSRALSELGYERTPSQCRERMKTLRRCYSRVKEHGIGKRKSSYTIEQLEKVFGQGGWDSQSCAPVLINSSGLYQEMESDGSTLEDFSQEDWCNQVLDSAFQEGDMETEEIQVPKNRALQIQAELSEQTQKRDMMQTVIRILESVELKWEHFQTWTEFSRLHLSNKLAIFGVGYNTRWREDVRYHFAEISSQVPLGKRLREYFNPEKPEGRIIMTKVQKMNWKNVYYKFLDITISEARCLELHMEVDWVPVSQSRATGCSKGASHYLLPGDIPKAYGLYAVGYEALSSSNTAQISPQSDSEDNSLPQCGSENGAQSQSDGEGVGQGDRTGAKITYCYLGIAEDRTIQQCLFQHFQGSGKHYVHGEPSSVTRFLQENCRTARTSQDGEGGEDSPQRFAIYIKFIEVELDFLSAGSLVECLETAVGYSLKYNNKEPL from the exons ATGGCGGCGTCCAGTAACGCGGAGCATTCTCCAGAGATATCGACGCCGTTAAAGATACCGAAAACCGAGGTGCCATCCCCCGAGTCGGAGGATTTGAGTGACAGTAATCAATACCACTCCAATCCCTCGACCCCTAACCGCTTCTCGCCTTTGAACGTGGGCTCGGGGACCGCGGGCCGGACGGCGGCCTCATCCTCCTCCAACAGCTTCACGGCTTGCCGAGGGATGTCGTGGACGCCGTCCGAGACGAACGCCCTCATCGCGGTCTGGGGCAACGAGAGGCTGACGGAGGCGAGGATGCAACAGCTGGAGGTGGCCGGCACCGTGTTCTCCGGCAAGGCCCCCGGTCCTGCCATGTACGAGCGGGTGTCCAGAGCCCTGTCCGAGCTGGGATACGAGAGGACCCCGTCCCAGTGCCGGGAGAGGATGAAG ACGCTGCGGCGCTGCTACAGCCGTGTGAAGGAGCATGGCATCGGCAAGAGGAAGAGCAGCTACACTATAGAGCAGCTGGAGAAGGTGTTCGGTCAGGGAGGCTGGGACTCCCAGAGCTGTGCGCCTGTGCTGATTAACAGCAGTGGGCTGTATCAGGAGATGGAGTCTGATGGCAGCACCCTGGAGGACTTCTCCCAAGAGGACTGGTGCAACCAGGTGCTGGACTCGGCATTCCAGGAGGGAGACATGGAGACGG AAGAAATCCAGGTGCCTAAAAACAGAGCTCTACAGATTCAAGCAGAGCTCTCAGAACAAACCCA AAAAAGGGACATGATGCAGACTGTGATACGTATTCTTGAGTCAGTGGAGCTGAAGTGGGAGCACTTCCAGACATGGACTGAGTTCTCACGGCTGCACCTCTCCAACAAGCTGGCCATCTTTGGAGTGGGCTACAATACGCGCTGGCGTGAGGACGTGCGTTACCACTTCGCTGAAATCAGCTCACAGGTGCCGCTGGGAAAGAGGCTCCGCGAGTACTTCAACCCGGAGAAACCCGAGGGCCGGATTATCATGACCAAAGTTCAGAAGATGAACTGGAAGAATGTCTACTACAAGTTCCTGGACATTACCATCAGTGAGGCGCGCTGCCTGGAGCTGCACATGGAGGTGGACTGGGTCCCTGTGTCCCAGTCCAGAGCGACAGGCTGCAGCAAAGGAGCTTCTCACTACCTCCTCCCTGGGGACATCCCCAAGGCTTATGGACTATACGCTGTTGGCTACGAGGCGTTGTCCTCTAGCAACACGGCTCAGATCTCTCCCCAGAGTGATAGTGAAGATAACAGCTTACCTCAGTGTGGTTCGGAAAACGGGGCTCAGAGTCAGTCTGATGGAGAAGGAGTGGGACAGGGGGACAGGACTGGAGCGAAAATCACTTACTGCTACTTGGGCATAGCCGAGGACAGGACCATACAGCAGTGTCTGTTCCAGCACTTTCAGGGTTCTGGCAAACACTACGTCCACGGTGAGCCCTCCAGCGTGACGCGTTTCCTGCAGGAGAACTGTCGCACTGCCCGAACAAGTCAGGACGGCGAGGGAGGTGAAGACTCGCCTCAGCGTTTCGCAATCTACATCAAATTCATTGAGGTGGAGCTGGACTTCCTCTCAGCCGGCTCCCTGGTGGAGTGTCTCGAAACTGCTGTCGGTTACTCCttgaaatacaacaacaaagagcCGCTGTAA
- the LOC110965847 gene encoding myb/SANT-like DNA-binding domain-containing protein 2 isoform X2 produces MAASSNAEHSPEISTPLKIPKTEVPSPESEDLSDSNQYHSNPSTPNRFSPLNVGSGTAGRTAASSSSNSFTACRGMSWTPSETNALIAVWGNERLTEARMQQLEVAGTVFSGKAPGPAMYERVSRALSELGYERTPSQCRERMKTLRRCYSRVKEHGIGKRKSSYTIEQLEKVFGQGGWDSQSCAPVLINSSGLYQEMESDGSTLEDFSQEDWCNQVLDSAFQEGDMETGKTRVSKQRTDKEIQVPKNRALQIQAELSEQTQKRDMMQTVIRILESVELKWEHFQTWTEFSRLHLSNKLAIFGVGYNTRWREDVRYHFAEISSQVPLGKRLREYFNPEKPEGRIIMTKVQKMNWKNVYYKFLDITISEARCLELHMEVDWVPVSQSRATGCSKGASHYLLPGDIPKAYGLYAVGYEALSSSNTAQISPQSDSEDNSLPQCGSENGAQSQSDGEGVGQGDRTGAKITYCYLGIAEDRTIQQCLFQHFQGSGKHYVHGEPSSVTRFLQENCRTARTSQDGEGGEDSPQRFAIYIKFIEVELDFLSAGSLVECLETAVGYSLKYNNKEPL; encoded by the exons ATGGCGGCGTCCAGTAACGCGGAGCATTCTCCAGAGATATCGACGCCGTTAAAGATACCGAAAACCGAGGTGCCATCCCCCGAGTCGGAGGATTTGAGTGACAGTAATCAATACCACTCCAATCCCTCGACCCCTAACCGCTTCTCGCCTTTGAACGTGGGCTCGGGGACCGCGGGCCGGACGGCGGCCTCATCCTCCTCCAACAGCTTCACGGCTTGCCGAGGGATGTCGTGGACGCCGTCCGAGACGAACGCCCTCATCGCGGTCTGGGGCAACGAGAGGCTGACGGAGGCGAGGATGCAACAGCTGGAGGTGGCCGGCACCGTGTTCTCCGGCAAGGCCCCCGGTCCTGCCATGTACGAGCGGGTGTCCAGAGCCCTGTCCGAGCTGGGATACGAGAGGACCCCGTCCCAGTGCCGGGAGAGGATGAAG ACGCTGCGGCGCTGCTACAGCCGTGTGAAGGAGCATGGCATCGGCAAGAGGAAGAGCAGCTACACTATAGAGCAGCTGGAGAAGGTGTTCGGTCAGGGAGGCTGGGACTCCCAGAGCTGTGCGCCTGTGCTGATTAACAGCAGTGGGCTGTATCAGGAGATGGAGTCTGATGGCAGCACCCTGGAGGACTTCTCCCAAGAGGACTGGTGCAACCAGGTGCTGGACTCGGCATTCCAGGAGGGAGACATGGAGACGGGTAAGACGCGTGTCAGCAAACAGAGGACAGATA AAGAAATCCAGGTGCCTAAAAACAGAGCTCTACAGATTCAAGCAGAGCTCTCAGAACAAACCCA AAAAAGGGACATGATGCAGACTGTGATACGTATTCTTGAGTCAGTGGAGCTGAAGTGGGAGCACTTCCAGACATGGACTGAGTTCTCACGGCTGCACCTCTCCAACAAGCTGGCCATCTTTGGAGTGGGCTACAATACGCGCTGGCGTGAGGACGTGCGTTACCACTTCGCTGAAATCAGCTCACAGGTGCCGCTGGGAAAGAGGCTCCGCGAGTACTTCAACCCGGAGAAACCCGAGGGCCGGATTATCATGACCAAAGTTCAGAAGATGAACTGGAAGAATGTCTACTACAAGTTCCTGGACATTACCATCAGTGAGGCGCGCTGCCTGGAGCTGCACATGGAGGTGGACTGGGTCCCTGTGTCCCAGTCCAGAGCGACAGGCTGCAGCAAAGGAGCTTCTCACTACCTCCTCCCTGGGGACATCCCCAAGGCTTATGGACTATACGCTGTTGGCTACGAGGCGTTGTCCTCTAGCAACACGGCTCAGATCTCTCCCCAGAGTGATAGTGAAGATAACAGCTTACCTCAGTGTGGTTCGGAAAACGGGGCTCAGAGTCAGTCTGATGGAGAAGGAGTGGGACAGGGGGACAGGACTGGAGCGAAAATCACTTACTGCTACTTGGGCATAGCCGAGGACAGGACCATACAGCAGTGTCTGTTCCAGCACTTTCAGGGTTCTGGCAAACACTACGTCCACGGTGAGCCCTCCAGCGTGACGCGTTTCCTGCAGGAGAACTGTCGCACTGCCCGAACAAGTCAGGACGGCGAGGGAGGTGAAGACTCGCCTCAGCGTTTCGCAATCTACATCAAATTCATTGAGGTGGAGCTGGACTTCCTCTCAGCCGGCTCCCTGGTGGAGTGTCTCGAAACTGCTGTCGGTTACTCCttgaaatacaacaacaaagagcCGCTGTAA